One Deltaproteobacteria bacterium DNA window includes the following coding sequences:
- a CDS encoding enoyl-CoA hydratase/isomerase family protein, translated as MILVHREEPIVVVQLNRPEALNALSPELMLQLVRTLEELDHDNAIKAIVITGSDKAFAAGADIKEMAPLSANEIKSQDPLAIWDKINKIKKPLIAAVSGYTLGGGCELAMMCDIIVASETTKFGQPEINLGIIPGAGGTQRLIRAVGKSRAMEWILTGNTFSAQEALAAGLISKIAPPTEYLSEAKKLAQKIASISPIATATAKQAILKAMQLPLEEGLKEERRLFYQLFDTEDQKEGMKAFMEKRKPNFTGK; from the coding sequence ATGATTTTAGTTCATCGTGAGGAACCCATTGTTGTTGTTCAACTCAACCGCCCTGAAGCCTTGAATGCCCTAAGTCCGGAATTGATGCTTCAATTGGTGCGCACACTTGAAGAATTGGACCATGACAATGCAATCAAGGCGATTGTTATAACCGGCAGTGACAAAGCCTTTGCCGCCGGGGCGGACATTAAAGAAATGGCGCCGCTTTCGGCCAACGAAATAAAATCGCAAGACCCTTTGGCGATCTGGGACAAAATCAATAAAATTAAAAAACCACTCATTGCCGCGGTTTCCGGTTACACTTTGGGCGGAGGTTGTGAGCTCGCCATGATGTGTGACATCATCGTCGCTTCTGAAACCACAAAATTTGGTCAACCCGAAATCAACCTCGGCATTATTCCGGGCGCCGGCGGCACACAGCGTCTGATCCGTGCCGTTGGAAAATCACGCGCGATGGAATGGATTTTAACCGGCAACACTTTCAGCGCGCAGGAAGCTTTAGCCGCCGGCCTCATCAGCAAAATAGCACCTCCCACAGAATATTTGAGTGAAGCAAAAAAACTGGCGCAAAAAATTGCTTCGATCTCGCCCATCGCCACCGCCACCGCCAAACAAGCGATTCTGAAAGCAATGCAACTTCCTTTGGAAGAGGGACTCAAAGAAGAACGCCGTCTCTTCTATCAACTCTTCGACACTGAAGATCAAAAAGAAGGCATGAAGGCCTTCATGGAAAAACGTAAACCCAACTTCACTGGGAAGTAA